A part of Spiribacter vilamensis genomic DNA contains:
- a CDS encoding TonB-dependent receptor plug domain-containing protein yields the protein MDKAIPITALAFAASVSMTAYAQTSETTRLDPIIVSGGISPVTADEYGRSNTILTRRDIEERGYATVQQALEGQPGISINGTSPNDRQVRIRGGEANQTLILVDGVRVDAGVTNGYNLRSLNLGSVDRIEVLRGPQSVPFGTGASSGVINIVTREAGQGTVFGAEAEVGEGHRESAYVTHGDGRKTFSFTASKLYDEGYDFSGEGGEKDSTRWETVTSKGEYDLTDSLTVGFNTRIASGNYDYDDTDSGAKSASGYVVDDPSKGDEVLERFGSLYLEKAMLGQALVHRIRLDRTSNQSSSVTDKQTELLNYRLQYGLDERAVDQSDHLLSMLVERKTDSEDASSNERENESVALEYNGFLSPDLGLQAGARFDESDQFDDALSWNAALSYDATARLRFHGSVGRAVVYPTFLQVYGGTFLIGGVPARYVGNENLEAETNTGFDVGFEYTVGERSNIGLIYFNDALENEITTNSNLEYVNSEGDSDRRGVELTGRLGLTDEFSLRGSYIYTESRNDDDQTEARRPENEINLGVRYGPSEIPLTLDADLRYVDNLLDVEGFGSFEPKELPSFTTVNFAAEYSLTDNVDLTARITNAFDEDYQEVWGYATRGRAGFVGVRTTW from the coding sequence ATGGATAAAGCCATCCCCATCACCGCGCTGGCGTTCGCCGCGAGTGTGTCGATGACTGCGTACGCGCAAACCAGCGAAACCACCCGACTCGACCCCATCATCGTCTCCGGCGGCATCTCGCCGGTCACCGCGGATGAATACGGCCGCTCCAACACCATCCTAACCCGCCGCGACATCGAGGAACGTGGCTATGCCACCGTCCAGCAGGCGCTTGAAGGGCAGCCGGGGATTTCCATCAACGGCACCAGCCCGAATGACCGGCAGGTGCGGATTCGGGGAGGGGAGGCCAACCAGACCCTGATCCTTGTCGACGGCGTGCGTGTGGATGCCGGTGTGACGAACGGCTATAACCTGCGCTCTCTGAATCTTGGCAGTGTCGATCGGATTGAGGTTCTACGCGGGCCACAGTCGGTCCCATTCGGTACCGGTGCCTCGAGCGGTGTGATCAATATCGTGACCCGCGAGGCCGGCCAGGGCACTGTTTTCGGTGCTGAGGCAGAGGTGGGTGAGGGACATCGGGAGAGTGCCTATGTCACTCATGGTGATGGCCGGAAGACATTCTCTTTCACCGCCTCGAAGCTCTATGACGAGGGATATGACTTCAGTGGCGAAGGGGGCGAAAAGGACTCCACCCGCTGGGAAACGGTGACATCGAAGGGCGAATACGACCTCACCGATTCTTTGACAGTAGGGTTTAATACCCGAATTGCTTCCGGCAATTACGATTATGACGACACCGACAGTGGAGCTAAGAGCGCGTCTGGCTACGTTGTTGATGATCCGTCCAAGGGGGACGAAGTACTGGAGCGTTTCGGGAGTCTCTATCTTGAAAAGGCGATGCTGGGTCAAGCGCTAGTCCATCGAATTCGACTGGACAGGACCAGCAACCAGAGTTCGTCCGTAACGGATAAGCAGACCGAGCTGCTTAATTACCGACTGCAATACGGACTGGATGAACGGGCAGTCGATCAGAGTGATCACCTGCTGAGCATGCTGGTGGAACGCAAGACGGACTCGGAGGATGCGTCATCGAATGAGCGTGAAAACGAGTCGGTTGCGCTGGAGTACAACGGGTTTCTCAGCCCGGATCTTGGGCTGCAGGCAGGGGCAAGGTTCGATGAAAGCGATCAGTTCGATGACGCTCTATCCTGGAATGCGGCTCTTTCCTATGACGCTACTGCTCGTCTGCGCTTCCATGGCTCGGTCGGTCGTGCAGTCGTCTACCCTACTTTCCTTCAAGTCTACGGTGGCACTTTTCTGATTGGTGGAGTCCCAGCGCGTTATGTGGGCAACGAAAATCTCGAGGCAGAGACCAATACGGGCTTCGATGTGGGCTTTGAATATACAGTTGGTGAGCGCAGCAACATTGGATTGATTTACTTTAACGATGCGCTAGAGAACGAAATCACCACGAACAGCAATCTTGAATACGTAAATAGCGAGGGTGACAGTGACCGACGGGGCGTAGAACTAACTGGTCGACTCGGGCTTACTGATGAGTTTTCACTGCGTGGTAGTTACATCTATACAGAATCTCGAAACGATGATGACCAAACAGAGGCCCGTCGTCCTGAAAACGAAATCAACTTAGGTGTGCGCTATGGCCCCTCGGAGATTCCTCTCACTCTGGATGCCGATTTGCGGTATGTGGACAATCTTTTAGACGTTGAAGGCTTTGGTAGTTTTGAGCCTAAAGAGCTTCCGTCCTTTACAACGGTCAATTTCGCGGCCGAATACTCCCTGACCGACAACGTCGACCTCACCGCCCGCATCACCAACGCCTTCGACGAGGACTATCAGGAGGTCTGGGGCTATGCCACCCGCGGTCGGGCCGGCTTCGTGGGTGTTCGCACCACATGGTAG
- the nrdF gene encoding class 1b ribonucleoside-diphosphate reductase subunit beta: MAANIETAFEDRPAANAPASDTSLLRVPNAINWNRLIDDKDLEVWNRLTVNFWLPEKVPLSNDVSSWQTLTPEERELTIRVFTGLTLLDTIQNTVGAPAMMPDAQTPHEEAVLTNISFMEAVHARSYSSIFSTLCSTHDVDEAFRWSENNPHLQAKARLILDKYEVGNDPLKRKIASVFLESFLFYSGFYLPMYWSSRAKLTNTADLIRLIIRDEAIHGYYIGYKFQCAAQQRSAAEQAELKDFAYSLMLDLYDVETRYTHELYDGMGLAEDVKAFLHYNANKALQNLGYEALFPDTACEVDPAILAALSPDSENHDFFSGSGSSYVIGTAEATEDEDWDF, encoded by the coding sequence ATGGCAGCTAATATCGAAACCGCATTCGAGGACCGGCCAGCGGCCAACGCGCCGGCATCGGACACATCGCTCCTGCGCGTACCCAACGCGATCAACTGGAACCGGCTGATCGACGACAAGGACCTGGAGGTCTGGAACCGGCTGACGGTCAACTTCTGGTTGCCGGAAAAGGTCCCGCTCTCCAATGATGTGTCGAGCTGGCAGACGCTGACGCCGGAAGAGCGCGAGCTCACGATCCGGGTGTTCACCGGCCTGACCCTGCTCGACACGATCCAGAACACCGTGGGCGCGCCGGCGATGATGCCGGATGCGCAGACACCGCACGAGGAAGCGGTGCTGACGAACATCTCGTTCATGGAAGCGGTCCATGCCCGGTCGTACTCGTCCATCTTCTCGACGCTGTGCTCGACCCACGACGTGGACGAGGCGTTCCGCTGGTCCGAAAACAACCCGCATCTGCAGGCCAAGGCGCGGCTGATCCTCGACAAGTACGAGGTCGGCAACGACCCGCTCAAGCGCAAGATCGCCAGCGTGTTCCTGGAGAGCTTCCTCTTCTATTCGGGCTTCTACCTGCCGATGTACTGGTCAAGCCGGGCCAAGCTGACCAATACCGCGGACCTGATCCGCCTGATCATCCGTGACGAGGCCATCCACGGCTACTACATCGGCTACAAGTTCCAGTGCGCCGCGCAGCAGCGCTCGGCGGCGGAGCAGGCCGAGCTGAAGGACTTTGCGTACTCACTGATGCTCGATCTCTATGACGTCGAGACGCGTTATACCCACGAGCTCTACGACGGCATGGGGCTGGCGGAGGACGTGAAGGCATTCCTCCACTACAACGCCAACAAGGCATTGCAGAACCTCGGCTACGAGGCGCTGTTCCCGGACACCGCCTGCGAAGTGGATCCCGCCATCCTGGCCGCACTCAGCCCAGACAGCGAGAACCACGACTTCTTCTCCGGTTCGGGCTCGTCGTATGTCATCGGCACCGCCGAGGCGACCGAGGACGAGGACTGGGACTTCTGA
- the nrdE gene encoding class 1b ribonucleoside-diphosphate reductase subunit alpha, producing the protein MDFHSLNAMLNLYDNEGQIRFEADRMAARQYFLQHVNQNTVFFHSLDEKLDYLLKEGFYEPDVLAPYSRDFLHRIWDAAYARKFRFPTFLGAFKYYTSYTLKTRDGQRYLERYEDRVVMVALALARGDESLAMRFMDEIIDGRYQPATPTFLNAGKKSRGELISCFLLRVEDNMESIGRAINSSLQLSKRGGGVALMLTNVRENGAPIKHIQNQSSGVIPVMKLLEDSFSYANQLGARQGAGAVYLNAHHPDILRFLDTKRENADEKIRIKTLSLGVVIPDITFELAKQNEDMYLFSPYDVANVYGKPFSDISVTEKYEEMVNDRRISKKKINARAFFQTLAEIQFESGYPYIMFEDTVNRANPIAGRIAMSNLCSEILQVNEASEFDDDLGYRHLGTDISCNLGSLNIAKTMDGPDFGATVDTAIRALTAVSETSSIDSVPSIRRGNDEAHAVGLGQMNLHGFLAREHIHYGSEEGIDFTRCYFAAVAYHAIRASNALAREKGETFAGFEQSTYADGSFFEKYVTRDWFPETDTVNALFERFGVSLPTREQWAALRDDVMRDGLYNRNLQAVPPTGSISYINNSTSSIHPIVSRIEIRKEGKIGRVYYPAPYMTNDNLEYYRDAYEIGPEALIDTYAAATEHVDQGLSLTLFFPAEATTRDINRAQIMAWKRGIKTVYYVRLRQTALEGTEVEGCVSCTL; encoded by the coding sequence CTGGACTTCCACTCGCTCAACGCGATGCTGAACCTCTACGACAACGAGGGTCAGATCCGATTCGAGGCCGACCGGATGGCGGCGCGGCAGTACTTCCTGCAGCACGTCAACCAGAACACCGTGTTCTTCCACTCGCTGGACGAGAAGCTCGATTACCTGCTCAAAGAGGGGTTCTACGAGCCCGACGTGCTCGCCCCGTATTCGCGCGATTTCCTGCACCGGATCTGGGACGCGGCCTATGCCCGCAAATTCCGTTTTCCGACGTTTCTCGGGGCTTTCAAGTACTACACCTCGTACACGCTCAAGACCCGTGACGGCCAGCGCTATCTCGAGCGCTACGAGGACCGGGTGGTCATGGTCGCTCTGGCGCTCGCCCGCGGCGACGAGTCACTGGCGATGCGGTTCATGGACGAGATCATCGATGGCCGCTACCAGCCGGCGACGCCGACCTTTCTCAACGCCGGCAAGAAATCGCGCGGCGAGCTGATCTCCTGCTTCCTGCTGCGGGTCGAGGACAACATGGAGTCCATCGGCCGGGCGATCAATTCATCGCTGCAGCTCTCCAAGCGCGGCGGTGGCGTTGCGCTCATGCTCACCAACGTCCGCGAGAACGGCGCTCCGATCAAGCACATCCAGAACCAGTCCTCCGGCGTGATCCCGGTGATGAAACTGCTCGAGGACAGCTTCTCCTACGCCAACCAGCTGGGAGCCCGGCAGGGGGCCGGTGCGGTCTACCTGAACGCCCATCACCCGGACATCCTTCGCTTTCTCGACACCAAGCGCGAGAACGCCGACGAAAAGATCCGCATCAAGACCCTTTCGCTGGGCGTGGTGATCCCGGACATCACCTTCGAGCTGGCCAAGCAGAACGAGGACATGTACCTGTTCTCGCCCTACGATGTGGCCAATGTCTACGGCAAGCCCTTCTCGGATATCTCCGTGACGGAGAAGTACGAGGAGATGGTCAACGACCGGCGCATCAGCAAAAAGAAGATCAACGCCCGCGCGTTCTTCCAGACCCTGGCGGAAATCCAGTTCGAAAGCGGTTATCCCTACATTATGTTCGAGGACACGGTGAACCGGGCCAACCCGATTGCCGGTCGCATCGCGATGTCCAACCTCTGCTCCGAGATCCTCCAGGTCAACGAGGCCTCGGAATTCGATGACGACCTGGGGTACCGCCACCTCGGCACCGATATCTCCTGCAACCTCGGCTCGCTGAACATCGCGAAGACCATGGATGGTCCCGACTTCGGCGCCACCGTCGATACCGCGATCCGGGCGCTGACCGCCGTCTCCGAGACCTCGTCCATCGACAGTGTCCCCTCCATTCGCCGGGGCAATGACGAGGCCCACGCCGTGGGCCTGGGGCAGATGAACCTGCACGGCTTCCTGGCGCGGGAGCACATCCACTACGGGTCGGAAGAGGGTATCGATTTCACCCGCTGCTACTTCGCGGCGGTGGCCTACCACGCCATCCGCGCCTCCAACGCGCTGGCACGCGAGAAGGGCGAGACGTTCGCCGGGTTCGAGCAGTCGACCTATGCCGACGGGTCGTTCTTCGAGAAATACGTGACCCGCGACTGGTTTCCGGAGACGGACACCGTCAACGCGCTTTTCGAGCGCTTCGGCGTCTCGCTCCCCACCCGCGAGCAGTGGGCGGCGCTACGCGACGACGTGATGCGTGACGGGCTCTACAACCGCAATCTGCAGGCGGTGCCGCCGACCGGGTCGATCAGCTATATCAACAATTCGACCTCGTCGATCCACCCGATCGTCTCGCGCATCGAGATCCGCAAGGAAGGCAAGATCGGCCGGGTCTACTACCCCGCGCCGTACATGACCAACGACAATCTCGAGTACTACCGGGACGCCTACGAGATCGGCCCGGAGGCGTTGATCGATACCTACGCGGCGGCGACTGAACACGTCGACCAGGGACTGTCCCTGACGCTCTTCTTCCCCGCCGAAGCCACGACCCGTGACATCAACCGCGCCCAGATCATGGCCTGGAAGCGCGGTATCAAGACGGTCTATTACGTTCGCCTTCGCCAGACGGCCCTTGAGGGGACCGAGGTGGAAGGCTGTGTTTCCTGCACCCTTTGA
- the nrdI gene encoding class Ib ribonucleoside-diphosphate reductase assembly flavoprotein NrdI codes for MTRVIYFSARSGNTARFVDALGFPAARLPSTSAQAMPRPTEPYVLVCPTYADGEGRGAVPKPVIRFLNDPDNRRLLDGVVAGGNRNFGATFALAGEVISRKCQVPVLYRFELAGTSTDVTRVQTGLKQRWEEQCLTT; via the coding sequence ATGACACGGGTGATCTACTTCTCGGCGCGGTCCGGCAATACCGCACGGTTCGTTGATGCGCTGGGTTTCCCGGCGGCCCGCCTGCCGTCCACCTCGGCGCAGGCCATGCCCCGGCCGACCGAACCGTACGTGCTGGTCTGCCCGACCTATGCCGACGGCGAGGGTCGCGGCGCCGTGCCCAAGCCGGTGATCCGTTTCCTCAACGATCCCGACAACCGCCGACTGCTGGATGGCGTGGTTGCCGGCGGCAACCGTAATTTCGGCGCCACATTCGCGCTTGCCGGCGAGGTGATCTCGCGCAAATGCCAGGTCCCCGTGCTCTACCGCTTCGAACTGGCGGGAACCTCGACGGACGTTACCCGGGTTCAGACCGGGCTCAAACAAAGATGGGAAGAACAATGCTTGACCACGTAA
- the nrdH gene encoding glutaredoxin-like protein NrdH has product MDITVYSKPACVQCTATIRALQKHGLDYQVVDLTEDAAAMSHVTELGYRQAPVVVAGDSHWAGFRPDLIGQLA; this is encoded by the coding sequence ATGGACATCACCGTTTACTCCAAACCCGCCTGCGTACAGTGCACGGCAACCATCCGTGCCCTGCAAAAGCACGGGCTGGATTACCAGGTCGTCGATCTCACCGAAGATGCCGCCGCCATGAGCCACGTCACCGAGCTCGGTTACCGGCAGGCGCCGGTCGTTGTCGCCGGCGACAGCCACTGGGCAGGGTTTCGGCCCGATCTCATCGGCCAGCTCGCCTGA
- the trmB gene encoding tRNA (guanosine(46)-N7)-methyltransferase TrmB, with protein sequence MSDHPHRPIRSFVRREGRLTAGQQRALDDLYPRYGIDWPGGPIDVATRFERSAPLVLDIGFGDGEALAEMAAAHPGRNYLGVEVYRTGTGRLLRRIESEGLDNLRVLLADASELLRDGLASESLAGVQLFFPDPWTKKRHHKRRIVQSEWLARVADRLQPGGFLHMATDWADYAEWMRTLAEAEPRLENLHGGYAPDAGDRPETRFERRGLRKGHAVFDLVLRRI encoded by the coding sequence GTGAGCGATCATCCGCACCGACCCATCCGCAGCTTTGTCCGGCGTGAGGGACGGCTTACCGCCGGTCAGCAGCGGGCGCTCGACGACCTGTATCCACGCTATGGCATTGACTGGCCGGGCGGCCCGATCGATGTCGCGACGCGGTTCGAGCGATCGGCGCCGCTGGTGCTCGACATCGGCTTCGGAGACGGCGAGGCGCTGGCGGAAATGGCCGCGGCCCATCCCGGGCGCAACTATCTGGGCGTCGAGGTCTATCGCACCGGCACGGGCCGTCTGCTGCGCCGCATCGAGTCGGAGGGGCTGGACAACCTGAGGGTGCTGCTGGCGGACGCCAGTGAGCTGCTTCGCGACGGACTGGCGTCGGAATCGCTCGCGGGCGTGCAACTGTTCTTCCCCGATCCGTGGACCAAGAAACGCCATCACAAGCGTCGCATCGTCCAGTCCGAATGGCTGGCCCGGGTGGCCGATCGGCTCCAGCCGGGCGGCTTCCTGCATATGGCGACCGACTGGGCGGATTACGCCGAGTGGATGCGCACACTCGCCGAGGCGGAGCCCCGTCTCGAGAACCTCCATGGTGGCTACGCGCCGGACGCCGGCGACCGGCCCGAGACCCGGTTCGAGCGCCGCGGCCTGCGCAAGGGCCATGCGGTGTTCGACCTGGTCCTGCGCCGGATCTGA
- a CDS encoding thiazole synthase, with protein MTQQDRLTVAGQSYASRLLIGTGKYRDMAQAGEAIRASGAEIVTVAIRRTNIGQNADEENLLDVVPPEEFTILPNTAGCYTADDAVRVCRLARELLDGHDLVKLEVLGDPRTLYPDVPATLDAAEKLVADGFKVMVYTSDDPIVAKRLEDMGCVAVMPLASPIGSGLGIQNRYNLLTILENATVPIIVDAGVGTASDAAVAMELGADGVLLNTAVAAAQDPVLMASAMRKGIEAGREAYLAGRMPMRRFASASSPLEGTFWQGGQ; from the coding sequence ATGACCCAGCAGGACAGGCTGACCGTTGCCGGTCAGAGCTACGCGTCGCGTTTGCTGATCGGCACCGGCAAATACCGCGACATGGCCCAGGCGGGCGAGGCGATCCGCGCCAGTGGTGCGGAGATCGTGACCGTGGCCATCCGGCGGACCAATATCGGCCAGAACGCCGATGAAGAGAATCTGCTCGATGTCGTGCCCCCGGAGGAGTTCACGATCCTGCCGAACACGGCCGGCTGCTATACCGCCGACGATGCGGTGCGGGTCTGCCGGCTCGCGCGCGAGCTGCTCGATGGCCATGACCTGGTCAAGCTCGAGGTGCTGGGCGACCCCAGGACCCTCTACCCGGATGTGCCCGCCACACTCGATGCCGCGGAGAAGCTCGTCGCCGACGGGTTCAAGGTGATGGTCTACACCAGTGATGATCCCATCGTCGCGAAGCGGCTCGAGGACATGGGCTGCGTCGCAGTCATGCCGCTGGCCTCGCCGATCGGCTCCGGGCTGGGGATCCAGAACCGCTACAACCTGCTGACTATCCTCGAAAACGCCACCGTGCCCATCATCGTCGATGCCGGCGTGGGCACGGCCTCGGACGCGGCCGTGGCCATGGAACTGGGGGCCGATGGGGTGCTGCTCAACACCGCCGTGGCCGCGGCGCAGGATCCGGTCCTCATGGCCTCGGCCATGCGCAAGGGCATCGAGGCGGGGCGCGAGGCCTACCTGGCCGGGCGCATGCCGATGCGCCGCTTCGCCTCCGCGAGCTCGCCGCTGGAGGGCACCTTCTGGCAGGGCGGTCAGTGA
- the thiS gene encoding sulfur carrier protein ThiS, with amino-acid sequence MDAKTPEITIFVNGEPTRVASDCTVEQLKASLDVGQRRIAIELNEDVVPRSEHASRQLRDHDRIEIIRAIGGG; translated from the coding sequence ATGGATGCAAAAACCCCCGAGATCACTATCTTCGTCAATGGCGAGCCCACCCGCGTCGCCAGCGACTGCACCGTCGAGCAGCTCAAGGCGTCGCTGGATGTCGGTCAACGGCGCATCGCCATTGAATTGAACGAGGACGTCGTGCCGCGTAGCGAGCATGCCAGCCGACAGCTTCGCGACCACGACCGTATCGAGATCATCCGCGCCATCGGCGGCGGCTGA
- a CDS encoding 2Fe-2S iron-sulfur cluster-binding protein: protein MTEPRFRPLLEPADWIGVRLNGEPLEVPRGMSVLAGLLIRADDASSPGWFCAIGQCQRCRVRINGREAVACQTSPAEGDVIETRDSWSG, encoded by the coding sequence GTGACCGAGCCACGTTTTCGCCCGCTCCTCGAGCCCGCCGACTGGATCGGCGTTCGGCTGAATGGCGAACCCCTCGAAGTGCCGCGTGGCATGAGCGTGCTCGCCGGCCTGCTGATCCGCGCCGATGATGCGTCGTCACCGGGGTGGTTCTGCGCTATTGGCCAGTGTCAGCGCTGCCGGGTGCGGATTAACGGTCGCGAGGCGGTTGCCTGCCAGACCTCGCCAGCCGAGGGGGATGTCATCGAGACGCGGGATAGCTGGAGCGGCTGA
- a CDS encoding NAD(P)/FAD-dependent oxidoreductase produces MTRVDALVVGSGIIGSFVALALQERGLQVMVVDRGGLAPGTSRSSDGNLLCSDKSPGLMLDLSDRSLAAWHRFTERYGNDCEFDPKGATVVARSDAEAAGLQALVAEQQACGIDCRFLDSGWLALEPHLGPDTVAVGYWPGDAQVQPMLACYQIARHLRSKGAMYRFYEAIECMEPRDEGVTVTLSGGERIEAGHVCLCTGVWTNEVLEPLGLSVPVQPRKGHIAVLERGDVQVNSKIADFGYQAAAESTDVDETRVQTAAIIEATRSGTILCGSSREFAGFDMGVDMEIVQRLLADCVRIVPDLQRLRVIRGYAGLRPFSPDGYPLIGPVPGAERLIVATGHEGAGHGLAAVTGDLVAACVADGDTHPYAGQLHPGRFQ; encoded by the coding sequence ATGACGCGGGTTGATGCGCTGGTGGTGGGCAGCGGGATTATCGGCAGCTTCGTCGCGCTGGCCCTGCAGGAGCGCGGGCTGCAGGTGATGGTGGTGGACCGGGGCGGCCTGGCGCCGGGGACGTCGCGGAGCAGTGATGGCAACCTGCTTTGCTCGGACAAGTCGCCCGGGCTGATGCTCGATCTCTCCGATCGCAGCCTAGCCGCCTGGCACCGGTTCACCGAGCGCTACGGCAACGACTGCGAGTTCGATCCCAAGGGCGCCACCGTGGTCGCGCGCTCCGACGCGGAGGCGGCGGGGCTGCAGGCCCTGGTCGCCGAGCAGCAGGCCTGCGGGATCGACTGCCGCTTTCTCGACAGTGGCTGGCTGGCGCTGGAACCGCATCTGGGCCCGGATACCGTAGCGGTGGGGTACTGGCCGGGCGACGCCCAGGTGCAGCCCATGCTCGCCTGCTACCAGATCGCGCGCCATCTCCGGAGCAAGGGGGCGATGTACCGGTTCTACGAGGCCATCGAGTGCATGGAGCCACGGGATGAGGGTGTGACCGTGACCCTCTCCGGCGGCGAGCGGATCGAGGCCGGGCATGTCTGCCTGTGTACCGGCGTGTGGACCAACGAAGTGCTGGAACCGCTGGGCCTGTCCGTACCGGTCCAACCGCGTAAGGGGCATATCGCCGTGCTCGAGCGGGGCGATGTCCAGGTCAACTCCAAGATCGCCGATTTCGGCTACCAGGCGGCGGCCGAGAGTACCGATGTCGATGAAACCCGGGTCCAGACCGCGGCGATCATCGAGGCGACCCGCAGCGGTACTATCCTCTGCGGGAGCTCGCGGGAGTTTGCCGGGTTCGATATGGGGGTGGATATGGAGATCGTCCAGCGGCTGCTCGCCGACTGTGTGCGCATCGTCCCCGATCTGCAGCGGTTGCGGGTGATCCGTGGCTACGCCGGGCTGCGACCATTCTCGCCCGATGGCTATCCGCTGATCGGGCCGGTGCCGGGGGCGGAGCGGCTGATCGTCGCCACCGGCCACGAGGGCGCCGGGCACGGGCTGGCGGCAGTGACCGGGGATCTGGTCGCGGCCTGTGTCGCCGACGGCGACACCCATCCCTACGCGGGGCAACTGCACCCGGGGCGGTTCCAGTGA